The Danio rerio strain Tuebingen ecotype United States chromosome 1, GRCz12tu, whole genome shotgun sequence genome includes a region encoding these proteins:
- the vwa10.1 gene encoding von Willebrand factor A domain-containing protein 7 isoform X1 produces the protein MVSVVVVAVFLLLGALYQSPQTSAFKIFSSEGSLTHQQITEEAFLRKMAQVCLKTATSRGQNVTLLINSKLTASIVERACSNAYSTLLKIPTFTAVIVQATLSNAAVDRKQFSTAHHFDEEDFKNGRDLITQGMTAVKVSVKQGNYLAARTSLGTVCHTLQDFYSHSNWVELGSTDPYSTLIKPELPLSNLAGPNTKTCKSCVGDDCTDNILPEIIQQKLLTSGYFSLITPKKPAGKCSHGGFFDRTSYTEPTGGINKDDIASSHGFLHQRAANMAINATMEMLEDIRLAVGDLAFLRLMGLTQTSVLAIVFDSTGSLSAYIAEAKTMLFSFIDSIIGTSEEPSEYMLVLFSDLDAGSLIKTSNAETFKEQINSLSLLVNSNPGMCLSALLLALTRVPPSSDIFVYTDGPAKDSQLKSSVEAMIQSTKSKVNFLLTNPTLSRASSSKALSQSDIQLYRDLAHISGGQTIEVTLSTVSQAITLIGDEITSGQVTILQVNRNASQTESFSFVLDSTLSNVIVYITGDSPVFTLYSPTGVSQSSSVAAGPLGSILTVNSLMRLKLNSNNLTGEWKITVNSPNSYTLKVIGQSSMNVLVYFVEIFQGGHGDSWGQSYTRPFTGRNATLFVSVTGGDSVTVTDVLLVEASGSAVVNGTIKAVGTTDFLVNIDTIPEWAFVVQLRGLLNKSSTISRFQRQSPIQLKGSKITVVAQSQNVTQPGVPLNISFTVAANATGGNYIIRARTNQGFSVSVSSSLLVAAGGSAQGNITLITPSDTESGTDVTLTIEAEAPGSTDLNYATLRLTVSTASAVFSGHYSLSICLSVFCFFISYVIGL, from the exons ATGGTGTCTGTGGTTGTAGTGGCTGTGTTTCTCCTCTTGGGGGCGCTCTATCAGTCTCCTCAGACTTCAGCATTCAAGATATTTTCTTCTGAAGGATCCCTCACACATCAGCAAATTACTGAAGAAGCTTTCCTCCGCAAGATGGCGCAAGTGTGTCTTAAAACAGCCACTTCCAGAGGACAAAACGTCACACTACTT ATCAACAGCAAACTGACAGCAAGTATTGTTGAAAGAGCCTGCTCAAATGCATATTCAACCCTGTTAAAAATACCCACTTTTACAGCGGTTATAGTCCAGGCGACTCTTAGCAATGCGGCTGTGGATAGAAAGCAATTCAGTACTGCTCATCATTTCGATGAAGAAGATTTCAAAAATGGACGGGATCTCATCACTCAGGGTATGACCGCTGTAAAAGTCAGTGTAAAACAGGGGAACTACTTGGCTGCCCGCACCAGCCTGGGGACTGTATGCCACACTTTACAG GATTTCTATAGTCACAGTAACTGGGTGGAACTAGGAAGCACAGATCCTTACAGCACCCTGATTAAACCTGAGCTTCCTCTCAGTAATCTAGCAG GTCCTAATACAAAAACATGCAAAAGCTGTGTTGGAGACGACTGCACTGACAACATTTTGCCAGAGATTATACAACAGAAACTACTGACCTCAGGATATTTCTCGCTTATTACTCCAAAAAAACCTGCAG GCAAGTGCAGCCATGGTGGCTTTTTTGACAGAACCAGTTACACAGAACCCACTGGAGGAATCAATAAAGATGACATTGCCTCAAGTCATGGCTTCCTTCATCAGCGGGCTGCTAACATGGCCATTAATGCTACAATGGAGATGCTGGAAGACATCCGACTGGCCGTAGGCGACCTAGCCTTTCTGCG attgATGGGCCTCACTCAGACCTCAGTTCTGGCTATTGTGTTCGACAGCACTGGCAGTTTGTCTGCTTACATAGCTGAGGCCAAGACAATGTTGTTCAGCTTCATAGACAGCATAATAGGAACATCAGAGGAACCTTCAGAATACATGCTCGTCCTATTTAGTGATCTGG ATGCCGGATCTCTGATAAAAACTAGCAATGCAGAAACATTCAAAGAGCAGATCAATTCTCTTTCATTATTGGTTAATTCAAACCCAGGGATGTGCCTGTCAGcactgctg TTGGCACTGACAAGAGTTCCTCCGTCATCAGACATTTTTGTTTACACTGATGGTCCAGCAAAGGACTCACAATTAAAAAGCTCAGTTGAAGCCATGATACAAAGCACCAAATCAAAA GTCAATTTCCTGCTAACAAACCCCACTTTATCACGTGCCTCATCATCAAAAGCATTGTCTCAGTCAGACATACAGCTGTACAGAGACCTGGCCCATATTTCTGGTGGACAGACCATTGAGGTCACATTGTCTACAGTATCTCAGGCCATTACACTTATTGGAGATGAAATAACTTCAGGTCAG GTGACTATTCTTCAAGTCAATAGAAATGCGTCCCAAACAGAAAGCTTCTCTTTTGTGTTGGATTCCACTCTGTCTAATGTGATTGTGTACATCACAGGAGACTCTCCAGTCTTTACTCTCTACAGCCCTACAG GTGTTTCTCAGTCAAGTTCAGTGGCAGCTGGTCCCCTTGGCAGCATCCTGACTGTAAACAGTCTAATGAGACTAAAACTCAACTCTAACAACCTGACAGGGGAATGGAAGATCACTGTTAACTCCCCAAACTCTTACACCTTAAAAGTTATCG GTCAGAGTTCCATGAACGTCCTTGTTTACTTTGTGGAGATATTTCAGGGAGGTCATGGAGACTCATGGGGACAGAGTTACACCCGTCCTTTCACTG GTCGGAATGCTACTTTGTTTGTCTCTGTGACTGGAGGAGATTCAGTCACCGTGACGGATGTGCTTCTAGTTGAAGCTTCAGGATCTGCTGTTGTTAATGGAACCATCAAAGCAGTGGGTACAACAGACTTCCTGGTGAATATAGACACAATCCCAGAGTGGGCATTTGTGGTGCAGCTCAGAGGGCTGTTGAATAAGTCCTCGACGATCAGTCGATTCCAGAGACAGTCACCCATCCAGCTTAAAGGATCCAAAATTACTGTTGTG GCCCAATCACAGAATGTCACACAGCCCGGAGTACCACTGAATATCAGCTTTACAGTGGCCGCCAATGCTACAGGTGGAAACTACATAATCCGAGCTCGGACCAACCAGGGCTTCAGTGTGTCTGTCTCCAGCTCTCTGCTAGTTGCAGCGGGAGGAAGCGCTCAAGGAAACATCACACTGATCACACCATCTGACACAGAGTCAGGGACAGACGTCACACTCACCATTGAAGCAGAAGCTCCAGGATCCACTGACCTGAATTACGCCACGCTGAGACTCACCGTCTCCACAGCCAGTGCTGTTTTCAGTGGACATTACTCGCTTTCTATCTGTCTTTCCGTTTTCTGCTTTTTCATTTCCTATGTTATTGGACTCTAA
- the vwa10.1 gene encoding von Willebrand factor A domain-containing protein 7 isoform X2 has product MTAVKVSVKQGNYLAARTSLGTVCHTLQDFYSHSNWVELGSTDPYSTLIKPELPLSNLAGPNTKTCKSCVGDDCTDNILPEIIQQKLLTSGYFSLITPKKPAGKCSHGGFFDRTSYTEPTGGINKDDIASSHGFLHQRAANMAINATMEMLEDIRLAVGDLAFLRLMGLTQTSVLAIVFDSTGSLSAYIAEAKTMLFSFIDSIIGTSEEPSEYMLVLFSDLDAGSLIKTSNAETFKEQINSLSLLVNSNPGMCLSALLLALTRVPPSSDIFVYTDGPAKDSQLKSSVEAMIQSTKSKVNFLLTNPTLSRASSSKALSQSDIQLYRDLAHISGGQTIEVTLSTVSQAITLIGDEITSGQVTILQVNRNASQTESFSFVLDSTLSNVIVYITGDSPVFTLYSPTGVSQSSSVAAGPLGSILTVNSLMRLKLNSNNLTGEWKITVNSPNSYTLKVIGQSSMNVLVYFVEIFQGGHGDSWGQSYTRPFTGRNATLFVSVTGGDSVTVTDVLLVEASGSAVVNGTIKAVGTTDFLVNIDTIPEWAFVVQLRGLLNKSSTISRFQRQSPIQLKGSKITVVAQSQNVTQPGVPLNISFTVAANATGGNYIIRARTNQGFSVSVSSSLLVAAGGSAQGNITLITPSDTESGTDVTLTIEAEAPGSTDLNYATLRLTVSTASAVFSGHYSLSICLSVFCFFISYVIGL; this is encoded by the exons ATGACCGCTGTAAAAGTCAGTGTAAAACAGGGGAACTACTTGGCTGCCCGCACCAGCCTGGGGACTGTATGCCACACTTTACAG GATTTCTATAGTCACAGTAACTGGGTGGAACTAGGAAGCACAGATCCTTACAGCACCCTGATTAAACCTGAGCTTCCTCTCAGTAATCTAGCAG GTCCTAATACAAAAACATGCAAAAGCTGTGTTGGAGACGACTGCACTGACAACATTTTGCCAGAGATTATACAACAGAAACTACTGACCTCAGGATATTTCTCGCTTATTACTCCAAAAAAACCTGCAG GCAAGTGCAGCCATGGTGGCTTTTTTGACAGAACCAGTTACACAGAACCCACTGGAGGAATCAATAAAGATGACATTGCCTCAAGTCATGGCTTCCTTCATCAGCGGGCTGCTAACATGGCCATTAATGCTACAATGGAGATGCTGGAAGACATCCGACTGGCCGTAGGCGACCTAGCCTTTCTGCG attgATGGGCCTCACTCAGACCTCAGTTCTGGCTATTGTGTTCGACAGCACTGGCAGTTTGTCTGCTTACATAGCTGAGGCCAAGACAATGTTGTTCAGCTTCATAGACAGCATAATAGGAACATCAGAGGAACCTTCAGAATACATGCTCGTCCTATTTAGTGATCTGG ATGCCGGATCTCTGATAAAAACTAGCAATGCAGAAACATTCAAAGAGCAGATCAATTCTCTTTCATTATTGGTTAATTCAAACCCAGGGATGTGCCTGTCAGcactgctg TTGGCACTGACAAGAGTTCCTCCGTCATCAGACATTTTTGTTTACACTGATGGTCCAGCAAAGGACTCACAATTAAAAAGCTCAGTTGAAGCCATGATACAAAGCACCAAATCAAAA GTCAATTTCCTGCTAACAAACCCCACTTTATCACGTGCCTCATCATCAAAAGCATTGTCTCAGTCAGACATACAGCTGTACAGAGACCTGGCCCATATTTCTGGTGGACAGACCATTGAGGTCACATTGTCTACAGTATCTCAGGCCATTACACTTATTGGAGATGAAATAACTTCAGGTCAG GTGACTATTCTTCAAGTCAATAGAAATGCGTCCCAAACAGAAAGCTTCTCTTTTGTGTTGGATTCCACTCTGTCTAATGTGATTGTGTACATCACAGGAGACTCTCCAGTCTTTACTCTCTACAGCCCTACAG GTGTTTCTCAGTCAAGTTCAGTGGCAGCTGGTCCCCTTGGCAGCATCCTGACTGTAAACAGTCTAATGAGACTAAAACTCAACTCTAACAACCTGACAGGGGAATGGAAGATCACTGTTAACTCCCCAAACTCTTACACCTTAAAAGTTATCG GTCAGAGTTCCATGAACGTCCTTGTTTACTTTGTGGAGATATTTCAGGGAGGTCATGGAGACTCATGGGGACAGAGTTACACCCGTCCTTTCACTG GTCGGAATGCTACTTTGTTTGTCTCTGTGACTGGAGGAGATTCAGTCACCGTGACGGATGTGCTTCTAGTTGAAGCTTCAGGATCTGCTGTTGTTAATGGAACCATCAAAGCAGTGGGTACAACAGACTTCCTGGTGAATATAGACACAATCCCAGAGTGGGCATTTGTGGTGCAGCTCAGAGGGCTGTTGAATAAGTCCTCGACGATCAGTCGATTCCAGAGACAGTCACCCATCCAGCTTAAAGGATCCAAAATTACTGTTGTG GCCCAATCACAGAATGTCACACAGCCCGGAGTACCACTGAATATCAGCTTTACAGTGGCCGCCAATGCTACAGGTGGAAACTACATAATCCGAGCTCGGACCAACCAGGGCTTCAGTGTGTCTGTCTCCAGCTCTCTGCTAGTTGCAGCGGGAGGAAGCGCTCAAGGAAACATCACACTGATCACACCATCTGACACAGAGTCAGGGACAGACGTCACACTCACCATTGAAGCAGAAGCTCCAGGATCCACTGACCTGAATTACGCCACGCTGAGACTCACCGTCTCCACAGCCAGTGCTGTTTTCAGTGGACATTACTCGCTTTCTATCTGTCTTTCCGTTTTCTGCTTTTTCATTTCCTATGTTATTGGACTCTAA